A single region of the Bacillus cereus genome encodes:
- a CDS encoding MFS transporter, whose product MLEAYHNRLDFYYKKLYLLTLSFLVTIVVVTKKESVGKVLNFRVYILAIAAFVVGTVELIIGGTLDLVANDLGVSISAAGQLITIFSVVFALSGPVLLALTGKFERKKLYVVALSIFLIGNIVSAFSVNYGMLMFSRVICAASGSLIIALSVTLASSVVEPHFRARAIGIIFMGISGSLVLGVPLGLVLGNAYGWRAPFVLISILTVMAIACISLFLTKVPPTSVLSIKEQIATLKDKKIVSAQLTSFLFLTGHLTLYAYLTPFLKDVMHVEANWISVFYFIFGIAAVIGGGFGGWLADKWGSKKSIISIIIVFACAIFMLPMMTFSFPLFIIMMGLWSMLSWAISPAQQNYLIEIAPESAGIQQGLNNSALHLGIALGSTVGGVVIEKSSVIYNAWVGGGFIILALLCAIFSITRGRSNQFAKEESIV is encoded by the coding sequence ATATTGGAGGCATATCATAATAGGTTAGATTTTTATTATAAAAAATTGTACTTGCTTACACTTTCTTTTTTGGTTACTATAGTCGTAGTAACCAAAAAAGAAAGTGTGGGGAAAGTCTTGAATTTTCGTGTATATATTTTAGCTATTGCGGCTTTCGTAGTCGGAACGGTTGAGCTAATTATAGGAGGAACGCTTGATTTAGTTGCCAATGATTTAGGGGTGTCGATTAGTGCAGCTGGTCAGCTTATTACAATATTTTCAGTAGTATTCGCTCTATCAGGGCCAGTTTTATTAGCATTAACAGGCAAGTTTGAAAGAAAGAAATTGTATGTTGTGGCACTATCAATTTTCTTAATTGGAAATATCGTTTCGGCATTTAGTGTGAATTATGGGATGTTAATGTTCTCGAGAGTAATTTGTGCAGCGAGTGGATCGCTTATTATTGCACTATCGGTAACACTTGCTTCTAGTGTAGTAGAACCGCATTTTCGTGCGCGTGCAATTGGAATTATTTTCATGGGGATTAGCGGATCACTCGTACTTGGAGTACCGCTAGGTCTTGTGCTTGGAAATGCATACGGATGGCGTGCGCCATTTGTATTAATTTCGATATTAACAGTTATGGCAATTGCTTGTATTTCATTGTTCTTAACGAAAGTACCACCGACATCGGTACTATCAATAAAAGAACAAATTGCTACTTTAAAAGATAAAAAAATTGTAAGTGCACAGTTAACATCATTTTTGTTTTTAACGGGGCATTTAACATTGTATGCATATTTAACACCGTTTTTAAAAGACGTAATGCATGTTGAAGCAAACTGGATTAGTGTGTTTTACTTTATTTTCGGAATCGCAGCAGTAATCGGCGGCGGATTTGGTGGATGGCTTGCTGATAAATGGGGATCGAAGAAAAGTATTATTTCCATTATTATCGTATTTGCATGTGCAATCTTTATGTTGCCGATGATGACATTCTCATTCCCGCTCTTCATTATTATGATGGGACTGTGGAGTATGCTGAGCTGGGCAATCTCGCCAGCGCAGCAAAACTATTTAATTGAAATTGCACCGGAATCAGCTGGTATTCAGCAAGGTTTAAATAACTCTGCACTTCATCTAGGAATTGCGCTCGGTTCAACAGTGGGCGGAGTTGTTATTGAGAAATCATCTGTTATTTATAACGCTTGGGTAGGCGGCGGTTTTATTATATTGGCGCTACTTTGTGCGATTTTCTCAATTACGAGAGGACGCTCGAATCAGTTTGCGAAAGAAGAATCTATCGTTTGA